In Salmonella enterica subsp. enterica serovar Typhimurium str. LT2, a single window of DNA contains:
- a CDS encoding putative Fels-1 prophage minor tail protein (lambda phage M tail component homolog (gi|2232363)): METFHWKIRPDMTMEAEPQVIAVKMGDGYEQRRPAGLNSNLAKYNVTIKVRKGEHQRLDAFLSRHGAVKSFLWTPPYTWTQIRVVSRKWSVSVGAMWVTYTTTFEQVVV, from the coding sequence ATGGAGACATTTCACTGGAAAATACGCCCGGATATGACAATGGAGGCCGAACCGCAGGTCATTGCTGTGAAGATGGGGGACGGATATGAGCAGCGTCGCCCGGCAGGCCTCAATAGCAACCTGGCGAAATACAATGTGACCATAAAAGTGCGCAAAGGCGAGCATCAGCGGCTGGATGCTTTCCTCTCCCGGCATGGCGCGGTGAAGTCTTTCCTTTGGACGCCACCGTATACCTGGACGCAAATCCGGGTGGTGAGCCGGAAATGGTCGGTCAGCGTCGGGGCGATGTGGGTGACTTACACGACCACGTTTGAACAGGTTGTCGTTTAG
- a CDS encoding Fels-1 prophage attachment and invasion protein (ail and ompX homolog (gi|2232362)) → MKQVLIAVLIVSVTGGLAQAAGVKNTVSLGYAYTDLGGALSGNARGLNLKYNAEDLNSGFGGMGSFTFTTADIQSYSGGKAGDMDYSSFLVGPSYRFNEYLNAYVMAGLGHGHIDDKRDNSGKKTGFAYGAGVQINPVENIAINASYEYSRFSAYDSKVNAGTWVLGVGYSF, encoded by the coding sequence ATGAAGCAGGTTCTCATTGCAGTGTTGATAGTATCAGTAACAGGTGGTTTGGCTCAGGCTGCTGGGGTAAAAAATACAGTATCGCTGGGTTATGCGTATACCGATCTTGGTGGCGCGTTGTCCGGTAATGCGAGAGGGCTGAATCTGAAATATAACGCGGAAGACCTGAACAGTGGTTTTGGTGGTATGGGATCTTTCACATTCACAACTGCAGACATTCAATCCTACTCTGGAGGCAAGGCCGGTGATATGGATTACTCGTCTTTTCTTGTGGGGCCTTCCTATCGATTTAATGAATATCTGAATGCTTATGTAATGGCAGGCCTGGGGCATGGTCATATTGACGATAAGCGTGATAACTCTGGAAAGAAGACCGGCTTTGCATACGGTGCAGGTGTTCAGATCAATCCTGTTGAAAATATCGCTATTAACGCTTCCTATGAATACAGTCGATTTTCCGCTTATGACTCGAAAGTTAACGCGGGCACATGGGTATTGGGTGTGGGGTATAGTTTCTGA
- a CDS encoding putative Fels-1 prophage minor tail protein — translation MRDIPQDTLSQTTKTEQSARIDLWEIDLTAIGGQRYYFSNELNEKGDPVTWQGRKYDAYPIQGTGFELSGKGTSARPTLAVSNLFGMVTGLAEDVQSLVGGTVVRRVVYARFLDAVNFTGGNPEADPEQEVVSRWVIEQLSELKKTTATFVLATPTETDGSVFPGRTMLADVCNWTYRSDECGYAGPPVADEFDKPTADPSKDACSKCRTGCELRDNLPRIGCFLSINRLS, via the coding sequence ATGCGGGACATTCCACAGGATACGCTGAGCCAAACCACGAAAACCGAGCAGTCGGCCCGCATTGATTTGTGGGAAATCGACCTGACGGCCATTGGTGGCCAGCGTTACTATTTTTCAAACGAACTGAATGAGAAGGGCGATCCGGTTACCTGGCAGGGGCGTAAGTATGACGCTTACCCGATACAGGGAACCGGCTTTGAGCTGTCAGGGAAAGGGACATCTGCACGACCAACGCTGGCGGTGTCGAACCTGTTTGGTATGGTCACGGGACTTGCGGAAGATGTGCAGAGCCTGGTCGGGGGCACAGTGGTCAGGCGTGTGGTGTATGCCCGTTTTCTTGATGCGGTGAATTTTACAGGTGGCAACCCGGAGGCCGATCCGGAACAGGAAGTGGTCAGCCGCTGGGTGATTGAACAGCTGTCGGAACTGAAAAAAACCACGGCGACCTTCGTGCTGGCCACGCCGACCGAAACGGACGGCAGCGTGTTTCCGGGGCGGACCATGCTGGCCGATGTCTGCAACTGGACCTACCGCTCTGATGAGTGCGGTTATGCCGGGCCACCCGTGGCGGATGAGTTTGACAAGCCCACAGCAGATCCGTCGAAGGACGCATGCAGCAAATGCCGTACCGGCTGCGAGCTGCGTGATAACCTGCCGCGCATCGGCTGCTTCCTCTCTATAAACCGCCTTTCCTGA
- a CDS encoding putative Fels-1 prophage tail assembly protein, producing MEKTILVHAAACAPAESCGYVVNTSAGERYFPCQNLSAEPTMYFRMAPEDYLRAQAAGDVVALVHSHPDGLPFLSDVDRRLQVQSGLPWWLVCHDRIYTFRCVPFLTGRVFEHGVTDCYTLFRDAYHLAGIEMPDFSRGEDWWKNGENLYLDNLEATGFYRVSGEEAQSGDILICCFGSSVANHAAIYCGNGELLHHIPDQLSKRERYTDKWQRRTHSIWRHRAWHESAFTGIYNDLAAALASV from the coding sequence ATGGAAAAGACTATCCTGGTGCATGCCGCAGCGTGTGCACCGGCAGAATCGTGCGGCTATGTGGTGAACACGTCTGCAGGGGAACGGTATTTTCCCTGCCAGAATCTTTCCGCTGAACCGACGATGTATTTCCGGATGGCGCCGGAAGATTATTTGCGCGCGCAGGCGGCAGGTGACGTGGTGGCCCTGGTACACAGCCATCCTGATGGTCTGCCGTTTCTCAGCGACGTCGATCGCCGCCTGCAGGTGCAAAGTGGCCTGCCGTGGTGGCTGGTCTGCCATGACCGGATATACACATTTCGCTGCGTGCCGTTCCTCACCGGGCGGGTATTTGAGCACGGTGTGACGGACTGTTACACCCTGTTCCGTGATGCGTACCATCTGGCCGGTATTGAGATGCCGGATTTTTCGCGGGGAGAGGACTGGTGGAAAAACGGCGAGAACCTGTATCTGGATAATCTGGAGGCGACAGGTTTTTACCGGGTGAGTGGTGAAGAGGCACAGTCCGGAGACATTCTGATTTGTTGTTTTGGTTCATCGGTTGCCAATCATGCCGCGATTTACTGTGGCAACGGCGAACTGCTGCACCATATTCCTGATCAGCTCAGTAAACGCGAGAGGTATACCGACAAATGGCAACGCCGCACACACTCGATATGGCGACACCGGGCATGGCACGAGTCTGCCTTCACGGGGATTTACAACGATTTGGCCGCCGCTTTAGCTTCAGTATAA
- a CDS encoding putative Fels-1 prophage tail assembly protein — translation MATPHTLDMATPGMARVCLHGDLQRFGRRFSFSIKTGAEAIYALAVQIPGFRQKMNEGWYQIRIAGQDVDETSVSARLHEPLPDGAIIHIVPRIAGAGKGGLFQVVLGAVAIGASFFTAGASMAAWGAALSAGAISASSVLFSMGAAMMLGGVAQMLTPQAKIPSSRQTDNGKQNTWFSSLDNMVAQGNALPVLYGEMLVGSRTISQEISTRDEGGGGQVVIIGR, via the coding sequence ATGGCAACGCCGCACACACTCGATATGGCGACACCGGGCATGGCACGAGTCTGCCTTCACGGGGATTTACAACGATTTGGCCGCCGCTTTAGCTTCAGTATAAAAACGGGGGCCGAGGCTATTTACGCGCTGGCCGTGCAGATACCGGGCTTCCGGCAGAAAATGAACGAGGGCTGGTATCAGATACGCATCGCCGGTCAGGATGTGGATGAAACCAGCGTGTCAGCCCGTCTGCATGAGCCGCTGCCGGACGGGGCCATTATTCATATTGTCCCGCGTATTGCAGGGGCTGGAAAAGGTGGTCTGTTCCAGGTAGTGCTGGGTGCCGTGGCAATAGGCGCGTCATTTTTTACGGCCGGCGCTTCAATGGCTGCCTGGGGGGCGGCGTTATCTGCCGGTGCTATTTCGGCATCCTCGGTCCTGTTTTCTATGGGGGCGGCCATGATGCTGGGTGGTGTGGCGCAGATGCTGACGCCGCAGGCAAAAATTCCCTCGTCCCGGCAGACCGACAATGGCAAACAGAACACCTGGTTTTCGTCGCTGGACAACATGGTGGCCCAGGGTAATGCCCTGCCCGTGCTGTACGGCGAAATGCTGGTTGGCTCCCGCACCATTTCACAGGAAATCAGCACCCGGGATGAAGGTGGCGGCGGGCAGGTGGTGATCATCGGTCGATAA
- a CDS encoding putative Fels-1 prophage Cu/Zn superoxide dismutase (similar to E. coli superoxide dismutase precursor (Cu-Zn) (AAC74718.1); Blastp hit to AAC74718.1 (173 aa), 55% identity in aa 1 - 173) — MNKKLMTLAVFLFSSAASAASTDATVNLVNANGTGQKIGNITITETEYGLLFTPHLSSLPAGIHGFHIHENGSCDAGMKDGKPVAALAAGGHLDPQHTNKHLGPYNPEGHLGDLPALYVNQAGNADYPVLAPRLKSISQVKGHAIMIHTGGDNHEDHPNPLGGGGARIACGVIK, encoded by the coding sequence ATGAACAAAAAGTTAATGACACTTGCTGTATTTTTATTCAGTAGTGCAGCCTCAGCAGCAAGTACCGACGCAACGGTTAACCTTGTAAATGCCAATGGCACAGGTCAAAAGATCGGCAATATTACAATTACCGAAACAGAATATGGCTTGTTATTCACCCCACATTTGTCCTCACTTCCAGCCGGTATTCATGGGTTTCATATCCACGAGAACGGAAGCTGTGATGCTGGCATGAAGGACGGTAAACCTGTCGCAGCACTTGCTGCCGGAGGGCACCTTGACCCTCAGCACACAAATAAACATCTCGGTCCGTATAATCCTGAAGGTCATCTCGGTGATCTTCCGGCGCTGTATGTAAATCAGGCAGGTAACGCTGATTATCCGGTTCTGGCCCCACGCCTCAAATCAATCAGTCAGGTCAAAGGCCATGCCATCATGATCCATACCGGCGGTGACAACCATGAAGATCATCCCAACCCGCTTGGGGGCGGTGGTGCACGAATCGCCTGTGGCGTTATAAAATAA
- a CDS encoding putative Fels-1 prophage host specificity protein has translation MMTNRLWAVLSFQREQIMGKGGGSSKTPHEAPDDLKSSQMLTVVDAICEGPIEGPVDGLKSVRINKTPVLDSDGNAMVHGVTVVYRVGEDEQSAMEGFEDSGAETLLGVEVKKSEPVTRTITTKTVDRLRFTFGVQSLVSTSTKGDRNPTSVQMLIQFRRDGQWQVERDITITGKTTTQFLASVVIDDLPPRPFEVRMMRITDDSTSDLLQNKTVWSGYTEIIDVKQCYPNTAVIGVKVDAEQFGSQQVTRNYLLRGRIVPVPSNYDPVKRTYTGIWDGTFKPAWTDNPAWCVLDMLTHPRYGMGNRIGVADVDKWALYAIAQYCDQPVPDGFGGTEPRITCNAYLTDQRKAWDVLGDFCSLMRCMPVWNGSTLTFVQDRPSDKVWTYTQSNVVMPADGAPFVYSFSALKERHNAAEVRYTDPNNGWETSTELVENDAAIRRYGRNVLKMDAFACTSRGQAHRAGLWAITTELLETQTVDFSVGAEGLRHVPGDIIEVCDSDYAGVTVGGRVLSVDSLSRTLTLDREVDIPAGGNVVLNLVGSNGQPVTVAVTAHPAPDRVTVSQLPDGVAAYSVWGLKLPDLRQRLFRCVAIRENDDGTYAITAVQHVPEKESIVDNGAKFDPLPGTSITNTPPAVQHLTTEILAEEGQYQARARWDTPRVVKGVNFSLRLTVKAEDDSDRLASSLTLTETEHTFRNLTPGRYTLSVRAVNSQGQQGDPASTQFSISAPAAPSFIELTPGYFQITATPRQAVYDPTVQYEFWFSDAQITDIHQVENAARYLGTALYWIAASVNIRPGRDYYFYIRAVNRVGKSAFVEATGQASNDAAGYLDFFKGQITESHLGKELLEKVDLTEDNASKLQQFSKEWQDANGKWNAMWGVKIEQTEDGRHYVAGLGLSMEDTPDGKISQFLVAADRIAFINPQNGNQTPGFVMQGDQIFMNEAFLKYLSAPTITSGGNPPAFSLTPDGRLTAKNADISGHINAISGALNNVVIAEDCTIQGTLRAERILGDIVKAVGKEFPYFREPATGAKRYASGTLTVQIDDDQSFDRQIIIPPINFQGSYYGRNDTWDTCTLEVRRNGALIYSGTSSSVPESYGATLDMPAGGGIVTLTFSVSTRGNSTGWPNSRISDLILMVVKKSTAGIRIS, from the coding sequence TTGATGACAAACCGCCTCTGGGCGGTTTTGTCGTTTCAGAGGGAACAGATTATGGGTAAGGGTGGTGGCAGCAGTAAGACGCCGCATGAGGCTCCTGACGACCTGAAATCCAGTCAGATGCTGACCGTTGTTGATGCCATTTGCGAGGGGCCGATCGAAGGCCCGGTGGACGGGCTGAAAAGTGTCAGAATAAACAAAACCCCGGTCCTCGACAGTGACGGTAACGCGATGGTTCACGGTGTCACCGTGGTTTACCGCGTGGGCGAGGATGAGCAGTCTGCGATGGAGGGGTTTGAAGATTCCGGCGCTGAAACCCTGCTGGGTGTGGAGGTCAAAAAGTCAGAGCCGGTGACCCGCACCATTACCACCAAAACGGTGGACCGCCTGCGCTTTACCTTTGGTGTGCAGTCGCTGGTCAGTACCAGTACCAAAGGCGACCGCAACCCGACCAGTGTACAGATGCTGATCCAGTTTCGCCGTGATGGCCAGTGGCAGGTGGAACGGGATATTACCATTACGGGTAAAACGACCACGCAGTTTCTGGCGTCCGTGGTGATCGATGATTTGCCGCCCCGGCCGTTTGAAGTCCGCATGATGCGCATCACTGATGACAGTACGTCAGACCTGCTGCAGAACAAAACGGTGTGGTCGGGCTATACCGAAATCATTGATGTGAAACAGTGCTACCCGAACACCGCTGTTATCGGGGTAAAAGTGGATGCGGAACAGTTTGGCAGCCAGCAGGTCACGCGAAACTACCTTCTGCGCGGGCGTATTGTGCCGGTCCCGTCGAATTACGATCCGGTAAAACGGACATATACGGGAATATGGGACGGGACGTTTAAACCTGCCTGGACAGATAATCCGGCCTGGTGTGTGCTGGATATGCTGACTCACCCGCGCTATGGCATGGGAAACCGCATTGGTGTTGCCGATGTGGACAAGTGGGCGCTGTATGCCATTGCGCAATACTGTGATCAGCCCGTTCCGGACGGCTTCGGCGGGACAGAGCCGCGCATCACCTGCAATGCGTATCTGACGGACCAGCGTAAAGCGTGGGACGTGCTGGGGGATTTCTGTTCCCTGATGCGCTGCATGCCAGTGTGGAACGGCAGTACCCTGACGTTTGTGCAGGACCGGCCCAGCGATAAAGTCTGGACCTACACGCAGAGCAATGTGGTGATGCCCGCTGATGGAGCGCCATTCGTCTACAGCTTCAGCGCGCTGAAAGAGCGCCATAATGCCGCCGAGGTCCGCTACACCGACCCGAACAACGGCTGGGAAACCTCCACCGAACTGGTGGAAAATGACGCTGCCATCCGGCGCTACGGGCGCAACGTCCTTAAAATGGATGCGTTCGCCTGTACCAGTCGTGGGCAGGCGCACCGCGCAGGACTGTGGGCCATCACCACCGAATTACTGGAAACGCAGACGGTGGATTTTTCCGTGGGGGCAGAAGGGCTGCGTCACGTTCCCGGCGATATCATCGAGGTCTGTGACAGTGATTATGCCGGCGTGACCGTTGGCGGACGCGTCCTGTCAGTCGACAGCCTTTCCCGTACGCTTACGCTGGATCGTGAGGTGGATATACCGGCAGGCGGCAATGTGGTGCTGAACCTGGTGGGCAGTAATGGCCAGCCTGTTACCGTCGCGGTCACCGCGCACCCCGCCCCGGACCGCGTTACCGTCAGCCAGTTACCCGATGGCGTGGCGGCGTACAGCGTGTGGGGGCTGAAATTACCGGACCTGCGCCAGCGCCTGTTTCGCTGCGTGGCTATACGGGAAAACGATGACGGAACGTATGCCATCACCGCTGTGCAGCATGTCCCGGAGAAAGAGAGCATCGTGGACAACGGAGCGAAGTTTGACCCGTTGCCCGGAACCAGCATCACGAATACACCGCCCGCCGTGCAGCATCTCACTACGGAGATTCTGGCAGAAGAGGGACAGTATCAGGCGCGGGCGCGCTGGGATACCCCGCGCGTGGTGAAGGGGGTTAACTTCTCCCTGCGCCTGACAGTGAAAGCGGAAGATGACAGCGACCGCCTGGCCAGCAGCCTGACCCTGACCGAAACGGAGCATACCTTCCGCAACCTGACGCCGGGGCGCTACACCCTGTCCGTCAGGGCGGTGAACAGCCAGGGACAACAGGGAGACCCGGCCAGCACACAGTTCAGCATCTCCGCGCCGGCGGCACCATCATTTATCGAACTCACCCCTGGCTATTTCCAGATTACAGCCACACCGCGTCAGGCGGTATACGACCCGACGGTGCAGTATGAGTTCTGGTTTTCAGACGCGCAGATTACGGATATCCATCAGGTGGAAAACGCCGCACGATATCTGGGAACAGCGCTGTACTGGATAGCGGCCAGCGTGAATATCAGGCCCGGCAGGGATTACTATTTTTATATCCGGGCGGTAAATCGGGTCGGTAAATCCGCATTCGTGGAGGCGACCGGGCAGGCCAGCAACGATGCCGCAGGCTATCTGGATTTTTTCAAAGGGCAGATAACTGAAAGTCACCTGGGTAAGGAGCTGCTGGAAAAAGTAGATCTGACGGAGGATAACGCCAGCAAACTGCAGCAGTTTTCGAAGGAGTGGCAGGACGCGAACGGTAAGTGGAATGCCATGTGGGGCGTCAAAATAGAGCAAACCGAGGACGGCAGGCATTATGTGGCTGGTCTGGGCCTGAGCATGGAGGATACGCCGGACGGGAAGATAAGCCAGTTTCTGGTAGCAGCGGACCGCATTGCATTCATTAACCCGCAAAACGGAAACCAGACGCCCGGATTCGTCATGCAGGGTGATCAGATATTCATGAACGAGGCATTCCTGAAATACCTGAGCGCGCCGACCATCACCAGTGGCGGGAATCCTCCTGCGTTTTCCCTGACGCCGGACGGTCGTCTTACTGCGAAAAATGCGGACATCAGTGGGCATATTAATGCTATTTCGGGGGCGCTGAATAACGTCGTTATTGCTGAGGACTGCACGATTCAGGGGACGTTGCGGGCCGAACGTATCCTCGGCGATATAGTCAAAGCGGTGGGTAAAGAGTTCCCGTATTTCAGGGAGCCAGCCACCGGAGCAAAGCGTTACGCCAGTGGCACACTGACCGTTCAGATAGATGACGACCAGTCATTTGACCGCCAGATTATTATCCCCCCCATCAATTTTCAGGGGAGTTATTACGGACGCAATGATACGTGGGATACGTGTACGCTGGAAGTGCGCCGCAATGGCGCGCTGATTTACAGCGGAACGAGCAGCAGCGTTCCTGAGTCATACGGCGCCACGCTGGATATGCCCGCCGGAGGCGGCATTGTCACACTGACATTTAGTGTCAGTACCAGGGGGAACAGCACAGGATGGCCGAATTCCAGAATAAGCGATCTGATTCTGATGGTTGTTAAAAAATCCACTGCAGGGATTCGTATCAGTTAA
- a CDS encoding putative Fels-1 prophage minor tail protein (similar to E. coli putative membrane protein (AAC74454.1); Blastp hit to AAC74454.1 (1122 aa), 50% identity in aa 3 - 515, 57% identity in aa 878 - 1084, 43% identity in aa 1008 - 1122, 34% identity in aa 354 - 568, 29-1073758628dentity in aa 116 - 346, 24% identity in aa 962 - 1111, 26-1073758654dentity in aa 940 - 1106, 27% identity in aa 420 - 581, 23% identity in aa 959 - 1113, 23% identity in aa 961 - 1079, 30% identity in aa 778 - 829, 22% identity in aa 778 - 850), with product MPVLISGVLKDGTGMPVQNCTIQLKACRTSTAVVVNTVASENPDEAGRYSMDVEQGQYTVTLLVEGYPPSPAGVITVYVDSKPGTLNDFLGAMTEDDVRPEALRRFEAMVEEVARQASEASRNATAAGQASEQAQTSAGQAAESATAAASAAGAADASATQAASSAASAESSAGTATTKAGEASASAASADTARTAAAASEAAAKTSEANADASRTAAGDSAAAAAASATAAQTSAERAGASETAAKTSETQAASSAGDAGASATAAAASEKAAAASAAEAKTSETNAATSASTAAASATAASSSASEASTHAAASDTSASLAAQSRAAAGESATRAEEAAKRAEDIADVISLEDASLTKKGIVQLSSATDSDSEALASTPKAVKTVMGEVQTKAPLDSPALTGTPTAPTPETTAAGIEIATAAFVAAKVAQLVGSAPEALDTLKELADALGNDPNFATTVLNKLAGKQPLDDTLTALSGKSVDGLIEYIGLRNTIDKAAGALPAGGTAVAANRLVSRGALPALTGTTRGSDSGLIMGEVYNNGYPTQYGNILRLTGTGDGEILIGWSGANGAPAPAYIRSHRDTADAEWSEWAMLYTTLNPPPDSHPVGAAIAWPSDATPAGYALMQGQSFDKSAYPLLAIAYPSGVIPDMRGWTIKGKPASGRAVLSQEMDGNKSHSHTARAQDTDLGTKTTSSFDYGTKSTNTTGGHTHEFGGYINSYWGDSNHTSFQPGGGAWTQAAGDHAHTVYIGGHEHTMYIGPHGHVVIVDADGNAETTVKNIAFNYIVRLA from the coding sequence ATGCCAGTACTTATTTCCGGCGTACTGAAAGATGGTACGGGAATGCCGGTACAGAACTGCACCATTCAGCTGAAGGCCTGCCGGACCAGTACGGCGGTGGTCGTGAATACGGTGGCATCGGAAAATCCGGATGAAGCCGGGCGTTACAGCATGGATGTGGAGCAGGGGCAGTACACTGTCACACTCCTGGTGGAAGGGTATCCCCCTTCACCTGCCGGAGTTATTACGGTCTACGTTGATTCAAAACCGGGAACCCTGAATGATTTTCTGGGGGCCATGACGGAAGACGACGTCCGCCCGGAGGCTCTTCGGCGTTTTGAGGCGATGGTGGAAGAAGTTGCCCGCCAGGCATCGGAGGCATCGCGGAATGCCACCGCCGCAGGGCAGGCATCTGAACAGGCGCAGACATCAGCAGGTCAGGCGGCGGAAAGCGCCACGGCAGCAGCTAGTGCAGCCGGAGCGGCAGACGCATCAGCCACACAGGCGGCCTCATCCGCAGCGTCTGCGGAGAGCAGCGCAGGTACGGCGACCACAAAAGCCGGGGAGGCATCAGCCAGCGCGGCGTCGGCTGACACAGCCAGAACGGCGGCAGCCGCATCGGAGGCCGCAGCGAAAACATCTGAAGCGAATGCAGATGCCTCCCGTACTGCCGCCGGAGATTCAGCTGCTGCCGCAGCCGCCAGCGCGACGGCGGCGCAGACATCAGCAGAGCGCGCCGGAGCATCCGAAACCGCCGCGAAGACGTCAGAAACGCAGGCGGCTTCCAGTGCCGGTGATGCAGGTGCGTCAGCCACTGCGGCGGCAGCGTCGGAAAAGGCGGCAGCCGCATCGGCAGCCGAAGCAAAAACATCTGAGACAAACGCAGCAACGTCAGCAAGTACAGCAGCGGCCAGCGCAACAGCCGCCTCGTCATCAGCATCGGAGGCATCCACCCACGCCGCCGCATCTGATACCAGCGCATCACTGGCAGCGCAAAGCAGAGCTGCTGCCGGAGAATCGGCAACCAGAGCCGAAGAGGCCGCGAAACGGGCCGAAGATATTGCGGACGTGATTTCCCTGGAAGATGCCAGCCTGACGAAAAAAGGCATCGTTCAGTTGAGCAGCGCCACGGACAGTGACAGCGAAGCGCTGGCGTCCACACCAAAAGCGGTAAAAACCGTTATGGGTGAGGTACAGACCAAAGCCCCGCTGGACAGTCCGGCGCTGACCGGTACGCCAACGGCACCAACGCCGGAAACCACAGCTGCAGGTATTGAAATTGCCACGGCAGCGTTTGTGGCTGCGAAAGTGGCACAGTTGGTTGGTTCTGCGCCGGAAGCGCTGGACACGCTGAAAGAACTGGCTGACGCGCTGGGTAACGATCCTAATTTTGCTACCACGGTACTGAATAAACTGGCGGGCAAGCAGCCGCTGGACGATACACTGACGGCGCTGTCAGGAAAAAGCGTTGACGGTCTTATCGAATACATTGGTTTAAGGAACACAATTGACAAGGCTGCCGGTGCTTTGCCCGCTGGTGGTACAGCTGTTGCGGCAAACAGACTGGTGTCACGCGGCGCACTTCCGGCACTGACTGGTACGACAAGAGGCAGTGATAGCGGCCTGATAATGGGCGAGGTCTACAACAATGGCTATCCGACGCAATACGGAAATATTTTACGTCTGACCGGAACCGGTGATGGGGAAATCCTCATTGGCTGGAGCGGGGCAAACGGTGCGCCAGCGCCCGCATATATTCGCAGCCATCGTGATACCGCCGACGCTGAGTGGTCCGAATGGGCAATGCTCTACACCACACTAAACCCACCTCCGGATTCGCATCCAGTAGGGGCGGCGATTGCATGGCCATCTGATGCTACTCCGGCAGGTTACGCTCTGATGCAGGGGCAATCGTTTGATAAATCTGCTTACCCGTTACTGGCTATAGCGTATCCGTCCGGCGTTATTCCTGACATGCGAGGCTGGACAATCAAAGGTAAACCCGCCAGCGGTCGCGCAGTGTTGTCACAGGAAATGGACGGCAACAAATCGCACTCGCACACGGCGCGGGCACAGGATACCGACTTAGGGACAAAAACCACCTCATCATTTGATTACGGCACGAAATCGACCAATACAACGGGCGGCCATACACATGAGTTTGGCGGTTATATCAATTCATACTGGGGAGACTCAAATCACACCTCATTTCAGCCTGGAGGTGGTGCGTGGACACAGGCCGCTGGCGACCATGCGCATACAGTTTATATCGGAGGACACGAGCACACCATGTATATCGGCCCACACGGACACGTCGTTATTGTGGACGCAGATGGTAATGCGGAAACCACGGTTAAAAACATTGCATTTAACTACATAGTGAGGCTGGCATAA
- a CDS encoding putative Fels-1 prophage tail assembly protein (hypothetical protein in nanH 3'region. (SW:YCDD_SALTY)), giving the protein MPFKMSSKAQTIKIFNLRSDTNEFIGAGDAYIPPHTGLPANCTDIAPPDIPSSHIAVFDAETQTWNLKEDHRGETVYDTTTGNQMYISEPGPLPENVTSVSPGGGYKKWDSKAKAWVNDEGAEVAARLREAEGTKSRLLQMASGKIAPLQDAVDLGIATDDEKAQLDEWKKYRVLVNRVDTSNPDWPEQPV; this is encoded by the coding sequence ATGCCTTTTAAAATGAGCAGCAAAGCGCAGACTATTAAAATTTTCAATCTGCGTTCAGATACAAACGAATTTATTGGGGCAGGTGATGCGTATATCCCGCCGCACACTGGATTACCGGCAAACTGTACTGATATAGCCCCTCCTGATATTCCCTCCAGTCATATTGCTGTATTTGACGCTGAAACCCAGACGTGGAACCTGAAAGAAGACCATCGCGGAGAAACGGTATACGACACAACAACCGGTAATCAGATGTATATCTCCGAACCCGGCCCGTTGCCCGAAAATGTCACATCAGTTTCACCAGGTGGTGGATACAAAAAATGGGATAGTAAGGCTAAGGCCTGGGTGAATGATGAAGGTGCGGAGGTTGCAGCCAGACTTCGTGAAGCTGAAGGAACCAAAAGCCGTCTTTTGCAAATGGCATCGGGGAAAATTGCGCCGCTTCAGGATGCGGTTGATCTTGGAATTGCAACAGATGATGAAAAAGCGCAGCTCGACGAATGGAAAAAATACAGGGTACTGGTAAACCGGGTTGATACCTCAAATCCTGATTGGCCGGAACAACCAGTCTGA